In the Prochlorococcus marinus str. MIT 9312 genome, ACAAGGTTTTTCAGGTAAATCAGATTGGGAAATGATCGGGAGACTTAAAAAGTTATTGGAAATTCCAGTAATTGCTAATGGAGATATCAAAAATCCAGATGACGCTCTTAATTGTTTAAATAAAACAAATGCAGATGGTGTAATGATTGGACGAGGGATTTTAGGATCTCCATGGAAATTAGGAGAAATAGATTATGCCATTAAAGAAAATAAAAATTTTAAAGAACCAAACGCAGAAGAAAAACTATATTTAATTATTGAGCACCTTGATGAATTAATAAAAGAAAAAGGAGATCACGGTTTGCTAATTGCTAGGAAGCATATTTCATGGACATGCAAAGATTTTAAGGGTGCATCAAATTTGCGAAATAACCTGGTTAGAGCTGTTGATAAAAATGAAGTTAAAAATTTAATAAATAAAATGATTAAAACTTTGAATAAAGAAAAAAATAGATTAGCTTAAAACAACATTATTCTTCCAATGAAAATAATTAGTAAAGAAACAAGTAAAAGAGTTTGTGATCATATGAACAATGATCATATTGATTCAGTTCACAAATATCTTATTCATTATGGGCAGATATCAAGCTTTGAGAATGCTTATATGGAAGAAATTAATAACAGTTATATAAAAATAAATTACGATGGCCAGTCAGCAATTATCAATTTTAAAAATGAAATATCTGAAGAAGAAATTCATTCAACTTTAGTATCAATGATTAAAGATATTAAATAAAAAATATTTTATATAAGAAAAAAATCTAATTTTTATTTTCATAGTAATCTGTTATCTTTT is a window encoding:
- a CDS encoding DUF2470 domain-containing protein, which produces MKIISKETSKRVCDHMNNDHIDSVHKYLIHYGQISSFENAYMEEINNSYIKINYDGQSAIINFKNEISEEEIHSTLVSMIKDIK